In the genome of Fundulus heteroclitus isolate FHET01 unplaced genomic scaffold, MU-UCD_Fhet_4.1 scaffold_38, whole genome shotgun sequence, the window GATTAGGTAATGCTCGTTGCATTGATGGCAGATCTAAATTCTTGTGTTTGTAGGTTTGTATGCAGGGCTGCGGTTGCTAGCCCAGCTGCCTCGCAGGAAGAAGTTTGTGCACTCAAATCCCTTCTGGTTTCTTTCtgcagagtttgcatgttcttgcTGTACATGCGTGGGTTCTGTCCGCGTATACCAGCTTTCTCCCACCACCCACCGACATGTGTGTTATGTTAGCAGGTCATCCTAAATCCCCCTGAAGTGCAagagagtgtgtgtgagtgGTTATTTGTCCCGTTTATCTGTGCTGCCCTTTAAtgaactggtgacctgtccagggtgtatgcCGTCTCTATCTCCTTTATAGCTGTAGATCAGCAGCTTACCCTTGATGACAATGATCGATTTTGGCTAataaatgggtggatggatttATATTAGGATGCACAGGTAGCTCAGGGTGTTAAACCTTTCTGCATAAACATGTTCATGGTGAGAATAATCTACAGCAAAGGGTGATAAATTGTCATATGGAAGTAAGGGGGGAGGGGTCAATGACTGTGTTCACACATTTCCAGTTTCAGCAGTGCATTTGGCAAGCTTATAATGCCATAACGACTCAGCAGCAGGTCGCCTTCCTTAGTCATCAGGCTTTGAGCAGCTTAAAATCTGTGGGAGCCTTCTTCAGTCACAGCCCATAAAAACAACCATTGCCGCATACGCTGCAGCAAAAGACAGAAACGCAGAGGCAGATGGTACGTTCCCCTTCTTACAGCGTCACAGTTTAGCCCAAGAGTCCAGATTTACGTTAGACTGGCATGTTGTTGCAGTTTAACAAGATTGTTTTTTCGAGAATTTCTATGTGGTACTCAATCAGCTTATGTAAGTCATGACCAGAACAGACAGCCAGGAGTACTGAAAAAATACAGTAGACCCATTCATCGCCAGGATCCTGTAGCTTGCTACCAACAGGAACACTTTGGTACTTGCAGCCGTATCACAAAACATGCAAGCGTAAACAGGATTACCTCTCCAGGTGCTAACTGCTTAACGTTTTGCTCAGATCAACAGACGCCTGGGTATATTTTGACAAACTAAATTTGCAAATCCGCATAAGAATTCACCCACATTTTAAACTTGTGTACATTCTGTTATACAGAATCAGAAACACAAATGAGAAAGGGTAAATAAAGCTTGACTGTTGTCATACAATACAAAAAAGGTAAGCCTTTGTAATTTACCAAACTGGCTGCACTTAACAGAGCTGGATGTCCACCGCTGAAGTTGTGTAAACAACTGTTTTTACAGTGCTTTAAAAAGatttcataccccttgaaccttttcagtTCCTCATGTCGCAAACAATGTATTCATTGGAATTTCATTTTCAGCAATTAAAGCTGCGAGTCTTTGGTAGCATGTctaccagttttgcacatctacaGAATTCATTTTTTGCCCATTATTCTTTACAAAATACCTCGAGCTCAGTTACATTGAATGGAAATAGTTGGTGAGCATTAATTTTCTTGCCTTGCTACAAATGAATTGTGTTTGGGTCTAAACTTTGAACTAGATTGTTCTAACACCtggattctttttttatctaaacaatgccattttagctctggctgtatttttagAGTGGCCCTGGTAGGTGACCATCCATCCcagcctcaagtcttttgcagcctcaaCAGGGTTTTCTCCTGGGACTGCATTTAGCATCATCCATTCTCCTATCAACTCTGAGTGGCTTTCCTGTCCCTCCCGAAGAAAAGCTCCTCCCACAGCGTGATAAAGGAAAAGTAGTCGTCTTGCAATATGGAAGTTGTGGTTCGATTATAGCTAtctctatattatatatactatatactatATCTCTATATTATAGCTAGCTTATAGAAAGGCACCTAACCCCAAGGTGCCTATTGATTTGCatatcagtgtatgaatgtTTGCACATTAGTGATTGGATGAATTTGGCTGCAATGTAAAGGGCTTTGAGTGGTCGGCATGACTAGAACgctgctatataagttcagttcttttgttgctgctgctttATTCCGGTGCAGAAATGGACAGGTTTTCATTATCTTCTTAGATGGTTTTAAGCAGTTTCTCAAACTCTGATAGTCTTCAAAAGTTTTCCTTTGGACATTAACTGCTTATCTACTAATTAATACAGCCCTGTGTCTGACTAATTTGggtcaaatatatttattagtTTAATAAGCCACCTAATTTTAACCAGTTATTGAGGAGCTATGCTCAATAAATTATGTATATAGAACAAAGAACTTCAGATTTTTTGCCACAAAAGATGAACAACTGACAATTTGACATACAAACGTTTGTGGTGTTGAAACATTGTAATCATAgcactatttaaaaaaacaaacaaaaaaaaaagcaattttcttGGCATAATCTGCAATCTGTCGTGAAAAAAAGATGTAATTGGACTAGTGCAGAAcaaagaataagaataataatcAGACCTACAACAAAGAAAGCTAAGACACAAAGATAAACCTGAGAGAAGCGTACCACTCAAAACTGTTAGCTGACACAAAGCgtctttaaaaaatgacaaagtgtGACTTCCTTAAAGCAAAATGAGCATCGGCTGAAAATGAGTTTCGTTCATGTGTGCAAATAACTATCGCTCTAAGGCTTTCAGTATGAAAAGCTTCAGGGTACATATCATGTGATTGTTTTCCccgatgtagaaaaaaaaaaaaaaagtaaatctttTAACTGGGCGAGCTGTTTAGAGCATCCTTGCTGTAACAATTATAGTTCCAGGAAGATCTTCGCAAATGTTCAGTATGGCTAAGAATGTTGCATTAATTTAGCTTACATTTACTTTGGTTTTGCTCTAATTCACACAAGgtgaaaattatacatacaggctCAAACATATACATGACACCCCCTCTAATGTTTAGATAAATATCCATGAGTAAGTTCAGAGAAACTACACTCTTTTTGAAACCACCAACaaagtattcttttttttatttagctgttaATAATTGTCTGGTCTCAGCTTCAACACCAAGtttgaaaaaagtaatttagaGATGCCCTTTTGTTTCGGAACAACTCAGCATCCACTATATATCTtgtctaaaagaaaaataaatatactggATCCCTATCATTACAATCCATAGTGCCTTCATGGGCTGAGAGGGTGTTTACCTTCATGCTCAGCTGAAATTTGCAGCTGAGGACGAGAGAAAGGGTTTTATGGTTGGATGAAACAAGGATTGAACTATTTAGCCACGATGACAAACAGAGTGTTTCGGATACCAATTGTCAAGCACGGTGGTGTTAGCATCATAATCTATAGTCTGTTTCACTGACGGTGATACTCATGCGTTGCAAAAAGTCAAGTTCTTTAACTTcaccaaagaaaaaacattgcttgaTTATGTAAACTTGAGAGCAATTAAGTGTTTGAACAGAGCAATGCTCCAGACATCAACTCCTATGAAATGTATAGACTTTTTAAAACCCAGCTCCCAATTAGGAAATTTAcatatttaactgatttttatCGTTTCTAAGAAACGGGGCCAGAATCATGCCAGTACATTGTTGATTTCTAAAAACTGTATGGTTGAGGAACAACTGGTTAAGGTTGGGCACTATTCTCCTAATTTTGTTCATATATGCATATATTTCAGCGTGTAAGTTGTATCTGTTTGGCTCAAAGAAAATGTCCAACAAATTCTAACTCATGCATCCATTTTTAGTCAATCTTTATCAAAgttcctttatttatacaggtagtCTCATTGAAACACAAGGCCTCGTTTACAAGACAGTCCCTTTGAGCAAATATGTAAAAACCTGTACACAACATTACAAGACTTACTCAAATACTGTCACAAAATCCctaagtaaaaaagaaaaataaataaataagagcaaGAACTTTCTGACGTCaccctggggaaaaaaaagaaagcatggtTCAAATTTGTCATTTAATGCACTAACTTAAAATTTAGAATGAGACCGGTGTGTTTTTCTGACCTGTATTtcatagagttttttttttcccatatgtctgtttttcaaataaagatGTTCAAAGTGAATTGATGTTATTGCCTTTTTGTAATACACAAACATGCCATCTCAATAGTTTAAACTAATGAAACAGCATTCGTTTGGTTGCTGTTATAATCGCACGAACGTCTACTTCAAAATAGGTTTACAGTTCATTTGTAAATTCATACACCCCCACATGCACCTTGGTTTTACATATTCACTGAATGCTCATTCACGCATAACAAATGGTCACCACTCCCCCCTGAAACGGAGCACATATTTCTGTCTGCTCCCCATCCCGCGGCAACCTGGAGGAGAGACAGCGCAACTACATCCCTgcccctgcctcctcctcaCAGCGTTGGTCGCCATCcatcctctctcctcctcctgtaCCATAACAGATGGTGGGAACAACATTTCAGGCGCCGGGCACCACGACAATAGACCGCAGCATCCCGTCCACCCCGCTCCGGCCTTGCAGCATCATGCTCCCAGTGCAGGACTGCAGGAAGATCTGAGTGCCGTCGTGAATTTGTTTCACGCCGGTACCAGCAAAACCACCACCGCCACGGAGGAACCTTCTCGCCACTGTTTGGGCTCTCCACCGAGCAAAGGAAGATGGCCGCTATGAAAATATTAACCAGCGCAGGGCTTTTCTTGGCTTTCTGCGCGCTGGGTCTCCTCGCCATGGCGATCTGCACCGACTACTGGTACGAGACCGACGCCAGGAGACACCGGGAGAGGTGCAAAAACTATGCCAACAAGCGAAACGATCCCGGTTACATCTACATTTCAAACCACAACCTCCCCCTCCAGATGCCTCCAAAGCGCGGCCCAGATGCTGCTCCTCTCGTCAGGGGGAAGCGGCACTTTCTGCCCGCGGCTTCTGCCATGGAGTCTCACTGCAACCGACAGTTCAACTCTACCGTCTCCGGGCTTTGGAGGAAGTGTCACCGGGAAGGGTTCGACCTGGAGACCGAGGACCTTATCTACAAAGGTAAACACAGGGGGGATGGAGACCTGGCGGCTGGTGTGCAGCAGGCCGTGATCCTCGGCGATGAGCTCACTCCtaagctgacagaaaacacagagcgGTCCAGATGCAGTAATGTGAAATTTGAAGTATTAGCTGGCGTATTCTCTCTCCATGGTGCTGAAAGAACTATCCTGTCAGAATCACAACGCctttaactatatatatatatatatatatatatatatatatatatatatatatatatatatatatatatatatatatatatatatatatatatatatatatctatatatatatatattatatatatatatatatatatatatatatatatgtgtatgtatgtatgtatgtatgtatgcacaCAGATAGTGGGtctgatttaaaatgtactgGAACCTGATTCTGTTTACCTTTTGGATTCCAATACATGAGATAAAATTTATTGTCAAGCTTTTCTTGCAGTGCCTCTTCTAACCCAATGATGCCCCATTCGAATGTGGCCAGAGTTGCAAAAACTGAGCATACGCTCAAAAAGGACTGTCATATCTAGTAACAACAGCTGTTAAAAGTTATCATCCTTAAAACAGCCTTTAAAACAACTGACCTTAAAACAGCCCAAATAACACAATGAAGAATATTATCTCTCACATCAACTCATTCTGTAAAGTGTCAGCTGCATGTCCGTCTTTCTTAGTCCTGGAAGCTTGAATTAACTCACAACTTTGTGTCTGCTTTTTTAGTATAACACTAATCTCCATGAATTCACTGAAGAGTTCCAGATTAAAAATTGGAATCAGTTTTAAACATGctaaaatatttatggtggTTTTAAAGGTGCCGGATGTAAATGTTTCATGTGGTCAAATCCAATTTCCAAGATTAGAAAGCTGTGTCTGATTCACTTTTCACTAATTTCATGTTTGAGTTGTTAAGTGAAAATAGCAGCACTGCTAACAGTAAATTAGTAGTGCTGCTATAAGGATTATCGtgtttcattttagttttcaccaggtaaaaaatgtatttaaagataCAATTAATACCCCTATCACTGGTCTCTGTTTATACCATTTACCAAAATCTGGTTAGAAATTGAACAAAGAAAGATACAAAGCAGAAAATCTCTCTTATTATTCACTGAGATGTattgaaaaaaagtaatttattgtgaatatttttaatgtagactttgtaataattaaaatttcTCTGAACTCTGTTCTGACTGAAATTGTAAGAGAGCACACACTTCTTTGtagatttaataatttaaattcagaccagtcttcgtaaaaataaacacagagattttaaaatatttcccaTGACAACCCAGCAGCAATCATTGATGACCCAGGCGGTCAaaagtatttattaatttttgcttattgttttaaacTAAGATCTTAAAAATTGGGTCTTACTTTCGGGGGtcactgaaaatatttttcatagtCTTGCCAGTAGGGGTACATGCCTTCATACTGAAAATAACAGATACGGCCCTGTAAGCTTGGCTTGCACATGTACCAAACAACATAGCTTTGTAGCTTTGCAGAATGTttatgtgaagaactaaagctCAAAATGAAGACAATCATCCcctgctgaaaatcaaataGACCACCAGCTCAGTTTACAGTCTTTTTATactgctggttccacaggttcttggtCCAATTAAGAATTATTTACAATGTTTCACGCATGCTGATGTCTATTTGCACGTTTTTAGCTTCTATggagtgtttgtttggacatcTATAAAAATTACACAGTTCTTTAACTTGtgtatttatttgaatatttcaaTTAACTTGAATTTTTCAATTGATGCTAATACCTATTTGTACACTTTTAACTTCTCAGGGAGTGGTTGTCTGGTACATTGAattgcacattattttacttattttttacttgaacatttaaatcttatcagacGTTCAGGGCTGGCTATTTGCACACTGTTTAGCCTCTCAGGAGGTGTTGTCGGGGTATTCAACTTGGACGTTtctgtctttgatttgtgtctgtgtgttatatgtTAATTCTAAGCTGTTGTCTGACCAAAATCTCATTACTTGtacacaatgacaataaagaatcttgcTTTTTAAAGTGTGCAATGCAACTTTCTGTTGCGCAATTGTAAAAAAGTGACACTAAAACAAAGAGAGGACTCCCAGCTGTCACTAAACGCTGGTATTTTTGAACATTAATGTTTCTCATGCAGCAACAGTGGTGAAAGAAAGGTGGACCGAACCAAAACTTTATGTCAGAGCACACATTCCAGCTGATGGAAATTGAAAGAATGTTCTTTGCTGAGAGGGGATTTTCCCAACAGTATGCTGCATTTAGGCTCAGCTGGGAAACTAGGTtctcaaaatattaaaacatataagtaatttaaacatgctttatttttaaatatgggcACAATCTTACTCAACATTTCTAAACATGAAGATTGATGATTTTGAAGTGGTTATATTGTtactttactgaaaaaaatgcaacagagTCTCCAGTTAGTTCTATacttatgacttttttttttaattgtagctCAAAATTAAGCCAGTTACCAGCAGTAAATAGTcatttttgcaaaacaaaacccaaccgttatttctgtctctctgtgacTTGTGCATAGACCAAGGTTATGAAGTTCATAGAAGTCGGTTTGCTCCTGTTATGCTTTCAGGGCCACCAGCATAGTCGGTGTCAGATCTGAGTTTGGGAGTAGATATGAAGTGAGGGGGGAGTGAAAACAACACTCTTTTATAGCCAGCAATTCTGTTGTCAGTTGCTAGTTTTGTGATGTCGGCTTTATTTACATTAGCACACGTCATGATGGGACATGGCTGCTTCTGTTGGCTGATAAGTGACAGGCTTGTCTTTGTGGCACTTTTGCAGAacagctttgtcaaaaagtctAAAGACTGTCTTCCGCCTGTATGATATAGCTCTAATTGCTACCTTTTATCAGTTGGAACACTGCTAAGAGACCACACAGCTACAATGTAAATAACTACAgactttttatatataaaatctttATATTCAACACCAGATATCAGATTGAAATGGCCTTGCTCCAACACTGAGCTTGACTTTGTTCAGAACTACTTTCTGCTTCTCCAAACAGAGATTGTTCAGACAGCTGCTTGCTACAGGAAAGACACTGGCTGCAGATGAAATCTAACAGAACTtcaccttaaaaatccctacaacAGAGACAGCTGCTCAACAGCTGCTCTTGAAGCATGTTAGATTGATCCTATTAATGGGTTATTAaccaatttttttgtttcacttttagcAAATTGTGTTTGGAGAATAGATTTAAAAGCGTCTTGAGGTGAAATAACAGTACCGAGTTGTAGCCTTGGATATCAGTACCAAAACGCTATCACATGAGACCTTGACGATCCTAGACATAAACAAAAGAGCTGTACCTCTACTGAAATTGTAGGGCTATGGTTCTGACAGAAAAGGGTCTGAATTGtggtatttttaaagaaattgtgGAGcttgttttatgtctttttgACCTATACAAGAAACTGCAGTTTGTTTGCATAGATAGGTCCATATTTCAGTGTATAAAGTGTTGCTTTGCACAGAGACTGCCGGAAATAGTCAGAGCTGGATTATAGAGATGGAGTCTGAAAAGCCAAATGTATGCAAAAATATGATGAGATTCACTTTAAATCAGAAAATTTCAATACGAGACCTTTTGGAGTACAATCCATATACCACATTGTTTCCTAATCCCTCCTTAATTACTATGCTAGGGTAGGGaaaaacaaggttaaaaaggccagctcagaaaattaaaactcaGACAGGGTGAAAAATAAATGCCTTGCCTGTGCGCATGTCATCGCATTATCCcagaaaaaacacagcaaaggtTTAAAATGCAATTCTGACTTCATTAACTCCTTAAACTAATCTTACTGCTCCAGTTATGACTGTCTTTTTCATTCTGTCTGATTACCAGGAATAATTCAAAGATGCACCCCAGTCAAGTATCACTACTCCTCGTCCATCCTTCCCAGGAATCTACCCATCAACATCACAAAGACCATACGGCAGGACGAGTGGCATGCTCTCCGTAAGTCAGAGActctttctctgtctgttttgtctcttttaaTCATCTGGGCTTTCCAGTGTTTGAGTTTAAGCTTAGTGAAATATGGAATCCATGTTTTTTAAGCCATAACGATGGATGATTTGGTACAGCTCTCAAAAGTTTGGCATTGCACATATTTGTTAAAGACATTCTTTCTAAGTTGTTGTCAATCAAACCAATCTGCTGCCAACGTTTAAATTGGCGTATTTTACAGTGTATTAAAGCATATTTACTGCCTCCCATTCACAATTGTCCTAAACATTATTTATAGCCTGACAGTTTGCCGCCATTACACAGCAACAGCGGCGACTGTAGTAATTAGTGGTTAGCTGCTGCTCAGGCAATAAATCAGTCATCCTCCAATCAGAAGGTCAATTATTCATTCGCTGATTATCTCAGTCCATTTGTCAGGGAAGTTGCGGAGACCCAATTTGCTCGCTGATGTATGCAGCATCTGTAGCTTGTGTGATTGGCAGCGATACGCACTTAATATATAGAATAAGAAATGTGGTGGGATGAGTACATGCGGCTTGTTCTAGTGAAGACatgagacaaaaagaaaactactTCATGAACGGAGAGAAACTGTGATCTGTGTTATTGTCACTGCATCAATATGAAGGTGGGCGAGAACGCTTTATTACATACAATGCTTTCATTAGAAGGCTAAATCGTCATCCGATGCTCTCACAAGAAAAACCCTCTTAGACGGTGTCGCAAACTACTTCAACCTTTAGTTACAGTTTAAGATTTTGCAACCAGGCTGGGTGCTATCACACACAGGTACACCCATGAATAAATGAGATTTCTTTGGACACCTTAATTAGAAGCTCTGCTATGCATTGATAAGTTGAAACCGTATGGCAGCATTTGTGCATGACAAATGGACATTCTGCTAAACCTGTTTTGTAGCCACTCTCGCTGTGTGGtgtaattattttccttccatccGTATGTCTGCTTTTTTGAAAAGAGTCTGCAATGAATGTGGCATATTTCACACAAAGGTTTACAGAACCGCTCCAATTTGTCAGTGCCGTAAGTTGCTCAGACCTACATCATTGCACAAGTCTCAGATTAATATGTGTAGTTTATAGCAGGATAAAGTCAcacaaatgttaaaatattaataGCAGAATGTTTGTAAGCCGCACAAGTCGGCCCATAAACCATTGGTTCCATGATGGTGAAGCACCCGTCAGAGCAGACCCCAAAAAGAAGTGCAAAGCTTTGAAACCATGTAAGAGTACGAGTTAAACAGTGACTTACCTTTAAAAGGTGAGCAATAAATGCTACAGGCCACATCATGGAAGAATGACCAGAAGCCGAGCTGACCGAATGTTAGTCAAAGAATTTGATCTATAAAATTGACAGCAATTAAATCCATTTATTCTTACTAGATCCTATGATGGTTAGCTGGCCAAGTCTTGCTACAACAAAGCATCTCCAAAACACTTCCACCTTCATGCTACACAGTTtctaaaagttattttctgGAATGCTATATTTGATTTTTACCAAACATATCCTACGCTGGCATAATTTTTGCTGATTTTCTGTCTGGGAAACATTAACTTGGGATTTGTGCTTTACATAGTTATCAGACAATGTCCTTTTTGCACACCTTCTGTGTAGGTTACACTTGTGAAGTCTCCTTCTGGTTCCTGAGGACAGTATGTTCTCatca includes:
- the si:ch211-150g13.3 gene encoding transmembrane protein 178B gives rise to the protein MAAMKILTSAGLFLAFCALGLLAMAICTDYWYETDARRHRERCKNYANKRNDPGYIYISNHNLPLQMPPKRGPDAAPLVRGKRHFLPAASAMESHCNRQFNSTVSGLWRKCHREGFDLETEDLIYKGIIQRCTPVKYHYSSSILPRNLPINITKTIRQDEWHALHLRRMTAGFVGMAVSIILFGWIIGVLGCCQQHDLMQYVAGLLFLMGGTCCIISLCTCVAGINFELSRYPRYMYGLPEDISHGYGWSMFCAWGGLGLTLLAGFLCTLAPSLSTPARTTAHKPRQENGTV